Within the Paenibacillus sp. AN1007 genome, the region GAATGTAACGATCCATGCGGATGATAAGCTCGCTGTCGTGGAGTTCTCGGGTAACTTTGCCAAATATGACGCCAAAGATGAACGTAAAATGCTGGAAGCTGTGACGTGGACGCTGACAGGCAAGCCGGACGTAAATAATGTGCAGATCTGGGTGGATGGCAAAAAACTGAGCCAAATGCCTGTGAACAGTACGCCGCTGCCAGAGCCTCTTAATCGTGCGGTAGGCATTAATCTGGATTTGGGTGACTCGTTTACCACGAACAGCAGTCCGGTTACCGTTTATTTCTCAGCCGCTTCCCCTGCGGGCATACAGTATTATGTTCCTGTCACACGTCTTGTGACCCCAGGTGGAGACCGCATTCAAGCCGCAATAAATGAGCTGATCAAGGGGCCGGACAAAGGTGGCGAACTGGAGGAAGTGATGACAGGCGGAACCGTACTGCAATCGGTGAAAACGTCTGAAGACGGTACGGTGACGGTTGCGCTGAAAGACGACATGTTTACTGAAGGCGACGTTGTGCCCAGCGAGCTGCTGCAGTCCGTTGTATTAACAACAGCAGAGAATACATCCGGTAAGGATGCGAAAGTGCAGATTGAATGGAACGGCCAGAAAACAGTCAAGGGTGATGATAACCGCGATTACAGCGCACCCGTATCCAAGCCCGAATACATTAACGAAATCCCGATTTAATGGATAAGAGGGCTCAAGGGTGCTTTTAACTGAACTCTTTGGTAAAATATAAAGGATGGCTGCAGGAGGCTGCAGAAGAGAACAAGTTCAACATTACAGGATGCTTAAGTCGTAGGAGGCAGAAAATATGAGATCTAACGGACGAACCAGCGAACAGCTGCGCCCGATGAATTTAACAATTAACACGAATAAATACGCCGAGGGCTCTGTATTGATTGAAGTCGGTGATACAAAGGTAATTTGTACAGCAACAGTGGAGGAACGCGTTCCTCCTTTTATGAAAGGACAAGGCAAAGGCTGGGTTACAGCGGAATACTCTATGCTTCCTCGTGCCACGCATACCCGGAATCAGCGGGAGGCCAATCGTGGTAAATTAACTGGACGTACCATGGAGATTCAGCGTTTAATCGGGCGCGCTCTTCGTTCGGTTGTGAACTTGCAGGCGCTCGGTGAGCGCACCATTACATTGGACTGTGATGTCATTCAGGCAGATGGAGGCACACGTACAACGTCCATTACGGGTTCATTTGTCGCACTGGCGCTGGCTGTGAACAAAATCGCGCAGCAGCATAAGCTGCAGGTATTCCCGATTACAGACTTCCTCGCTTCCGTAAGTGTAGGTGTTGTGGGCGAACAGCCGGTGCTGGATCTGAACTATGACGAGGATTCCAAGGCCAAGGTGGATATGAACCTGGTCATGACGGGCAGTGGTAAGTACGTAGAGCTTCAGGGAACGGGTGAGGAAGCACCGTTTGATCGTCGTGAATTGAACGCGATGCTGGAACTTGGCGAACAGGGCATTTTGGAAATGATCGAGCGGCAAAAAGAAGTACTTGGTCCGATTGCGCTCAAAATTGGCGCACGCGGATTGGGAGAAGCGTAACATGAGCCTGGACAGCCCGGTTATCATTGTTGCTACCCGTAATGCAGGGAAAGTGCGCGAATTTGCGCATGCTTTCGCTCCGCTGGGTAAAGAGGTCAAAAGCATGTTTGATTATCCGGAGCTGCCGGATGTTGTGGAAGACGGTGTTACCTTTGCCGAGAACGCATGGAAAAAAGCCAAAGCCGTCGGTGACGCGCTTGGGCTGCCCGTTCTGGCAGACGACTCTGGGCTTTGTGTGGATCTGCTGAACGGGGAACCGGGTGTTTACTCCGCAAGATATGCCGGGGAAGATGCATCTGATGCACAGAATAATACCAAGCTGCTGGATGCTCTCGCCGCGCTGAAATCCGGTGAGGATTCCCAGCAGCCGCTGCTGAGTCCGGCACAATTTGTCTGCGCACTGGTGCTGTACGATCCGGTCACTGGGGATAAGTATGAAGCCGAAGGTATGGCTGAAGGCTGGATTACAGCTGATGCGGCAGGCGAAGGCGGCTTCGGATATGATCCACTGTTCTATGTACCGGAATACGAGAAAACGATGGCTGAACTTACACTGGAACAAAAACAGTCGATCAGTCATCGGGGACATGCGCTGCGGGCGCTTGTTTCCCGCTTGAAAGCATAAAAGGCGAAGGTCTGCTCCGGAGTAGACATTTCATCATCAAGTGAGAAAAGTAAGCTGAGGAGTTAAAGCGCAGGCGCTAATGGAAATACAGCGGTCATTCCAGTGGAATAATCCGCATTTCCATTAGCGTCTTTTTTTTATACATTATAGGCTCCGAATGTGCCGTACTTCGTTATACCTAAATACCGTGACTAATTAGGAGTAGAAGTGATGGGAACGTGCGTTCTTTTTCCTATACGTAAAGAGATGTGATTTGCACGATTGAGAAGGACATTGGGACTGGGGTTGGAAGAAGTTGCAAGTCAGGCCGGGTATCGGTTAACATTCAAATGAGTGAAAGACGATTAACCTTATACGGGAGGGATTTGGCGTGCAGGAAGTGAAGCTGGTTGTATCTTACGATGACTATGAAGAGGGTATTCGAATGGAGACACTCCTTCGGGATTTGGCAGCGAAACCGGAAGCGGCAGCGCTGGAAAGCCTGATCATTGGTGATTGGGGACAAGCTTATGAAAATTCTCCGCAGGAATTCAAGGATACCTTGATTGAGCTTGCACCAAGTTTCCCGGCTTTGAAACAATTATTTATCGGAGATATGGAGTCCGAAGAATGCGAAGTTTCCTGGATTATTCAAACGAATCTTGCACCAATTCTGCAAGCTTTTCCGAATTTGACCTCGTTTGTGATTAAAGGCAGCAGCGGACTTGAACTGGAGCCTCTCCGGCACAGCAAGCTGGAAGAATTAATCATTATTTGCGGTGGTCTGCCGAAGAATGTCTTGTCCGACATTGCCACGGCAGAGCTGCCTGAATTGCGCAAGCTTGAACTGTATCTAGGGGTTGTAGATTACGGATTCGATGGTTCTTTGGAGGATGTGCAGCCTTTGCTTGAAAAAGGACGTTTCCCTAAACTGGAGTACCTCGGTTTGAAGAACAGTGAAATTCAGGACGAGATTGCAAAGGCTGCTGCAGAGGCGCCGATTCTCGAGCAGCTTCAAGTGCTCGATTTCTCGGAAGGAACCTTGTCGGATGAAGGGGCAGAAGCACTGCTTGCCAGTGATAAAATTAAACAGTTGAAGCACCTGAATCTAAGCTATCATTACATGACGGATGAAATGATGCTGCGCTGGAATCAATCCGGCATGTCGGTAGATGTGAGTGACCAGCAGGAAAGTGATGAAGAGGACTGGCGTTTCCCGATGCTGACAGAATAGCCGATGTGGGATGAGAAACCTTTGTTATTAATCGGTAACCTGGACAATCGAAGAACAGCAGGACTGCAGGAAGCTCGAAAACAAGCGGGAATGAGTCCTGCCCATATGCTGTCATATGGGCAGCTTCTCCATACTTGGAGAGAGGGAGGAAGTCTCGCCGAACTTGTGCAGGCAAACTCTCCAGCGCCGCTCATTCGAC harbors:
- a CDS encoding XTP/dITP diphosphatase, encoding MSLDSPVIIVATRNAGKVREFAHAFAPLGKEVKSMFDYPELPDVVEDGVTFAENAWKKAKAVGDALGLPVLADDSGLCVDLLNGEPGVYSARYAGEDASDAQNNTKLLDALAALKSGEDSQQPLLSPAQFVCALVLYDPVTGDKYEAEGMAEGWITADAAGEGGFGYDPLFYVPEYEKTMAELTLEQKQSISHRGHALRALVSRLKA
- a CDS encoding GerMN domain-containing protein, with protein sequence MRKIPSWRKASAAALLSIPVVLTGCGMFGAQSSEAVDPPPRIQEAAMIQAAEGNGKLSSLPLTTVYLQDQQGLLAPVSLTLPSGTDVSSPKTALDALVTGGAYAGMLPEGFKGVLPQGTVVQNVTIHADDKLAVVEFSGNFAKYDAKDERKMLEAVTWTLTGKPDVNNVQIWVDGKKLSQMPVNSTPLPEPLNRAVGINLDLGDSFTTNSSPVTVYFSAASPAGIQYYVPVTRLVTPGGDRIQAAINELIKGPDKGGELEEVMTGGTVLQSVKTSEDGTVTVALKDDMFTEGDVVPSELLQSVVLTTAENTSGKDAKVQIEWNGQKTVKGDDNRDYSAPVSKPEYINEIPI
- the rph gene encoding ribonuclease PH → MRSNGRTSEQLRPMNLTINTNKYAEGSVLIEVGDTKVICTATVEERVPPFMKGQGKGWVTAEYSMLPRATHTRNQREANRGKLTGRTMEIQRLIGRALRSVVNLQALGERTITLDCDVIQADGGTRTTSITGSFVALALAVNKIAQQHKLQVFPITDFLASVSVGVVGEQPVLDLNYDEDSKAKVDMNLVMTGSGKYVELQGTGEEAPFDRRELNAMLELGEQGILEMIERQKEVLGPIALKIGARGLGEA
- a CDS encoding STM4015 family protein yields the protein MQEVKLVVSYDDYEEGIRMETLLRDLAAKPEAAALESLIIGDWGQAYENSPQEFKDTLIELAPSFPALKQLFIGDMESEECEVSWIIQTNLAPILQAFPNLTSFVIKGSSGLELEPLRHSKLEELIIICGGLPKNVLSDIATAELPELRKLELYLGVVDYGFDGSLEDVQPLLEKGRFPKLEYLGLKNSEIQDEIAKAAAEAPILEQLQVLDFSEGTLSDEGAEALLASDKIKQLKHLNLSYHYMTDEMMLRWNQSGMSVDVSDQQESDEEDWRFPMLTE